A genomic window from Phoenix dactylifera cultivar Barhee BC4 chromosome 7, palm_55x_up_171113_PBpolish2nd_filt_p, whole genome shotgun sequence includes:
- the LOC103722618 gene encoding protein TRANSPARENT TESTA 9-like isoform X4 translates to MWFSFWRSRNRFSLEELRYLTDQLQKVQIVNEVNKDFVIEALRSIAELVTYGDQHDPSFFEFFMEKQIMGEFVRILRISRPNKVALQLLQTMSIMIQNLRSEHAIYYIFSNEHINSLITYSFDFQNEELLSYYISFLRAVSGKLNKNTISLLVKTQNEEVISFPLYVEAIRFAFHEESMVRIAVRALTLNVYHVGDECVNRYVSRTPLSDYFSNMVRSFWKQCANLDELVSQVVRNTDSSDSASCILAAVDEIEDNLYYFSDIISAGVPDLGRLITDNMLHLLVFPLLLPSLEKQSSGAQIGITTSLYLLCCILHIFKSKELASVIAATLFYPPEVFVTKFVSSSNGYAPEHRVSKALQQHDPYSLGAQENTEDSGVSMLDSSGSAQYFLPNNCPSRNICGLQCTLREVLLSYVTGGNDLQVLGSLSFLATLLQTKELDESMLDGLGILPQRKQHKKLLLQALVGEDSGEEQLFSLENSMMKDSVSTELDRYLHKLVDHFGLLNHHTEWRINSELNRSQVLDALVSLFCRSDVSADILWAGGWLLRQLLPHGEEEFTSLHLKRLKDSHKYSTASLLSETKGRWCDLLVTVLNDEWKNCKRAIEASLLPKNPKSILLPSKTFSSGGESSFTAGERMCEMVKVFVLQRQLLVFSFGGALADLSPVHSPMDSPVSSQVKTAGLDVLAPKPGCEINLVNAVPCRIAFERGKERHFCFLALSRGTSGWILLAEELPLKQQHGIVRVTAPLAGSDVSQDR, encoded by the exons ATGTGGTTTTCTTTCTGGCGATCCAGAAATCGTTTCTCTCTGGAAGAGCTCCG ATATCTAACGGATCAGCTGCAGAAGGTTCAAATCGTGAATGAAGTTAACAAG GATTTTGTAATTGAAGCATTGAGATCAATTGCGGAACTAGTGACATATGGCGATCAGCATGATCCATCATTTTTTGA ATTCTTCATGGAGAAACAGATAATGGGTGAATTTGTACGCATATTGAGGATTAGTAGACCAAACAAAGTTGCACTTCAGTTGCTACAGACGATGAGCATTATGATCCAGAATCTAAGAAGTGAACATGCGATTT ACTATATTTTCAGTAATGAACACATTAACTCCCTCATAACATATTCCTTTGACTTTCAAAATGAAGAGCTTCTATCATACTACATATCCTTTCTAAG GGCTGTAAGTGGAAAGCTGAACAAGAATACAATCTCATTGCTTGTGAAGACTCAAAAT GAGGAGGTAATTTCCTTTCCACTCTATGTTGAGGCCATACGGTTTGCTTTCCATGAAGAAAGTATGGTCCGTATTGCAGTTCGTGCCTTGACCCTTAATGTCTATCATG TTGGAGATGAATGTGTTAACAGATATGTTTCACGCACCCCATTATCAGATTATTTTTCGAATATGGTTAGATCTTTCTGGAAGCAATGTGCCAACCTGGATGAATTGGTCTCTCAAGTGGTTAG GAACACAGACTCGTCTGATTCAGCCTCCTGCATTCTTGCTGCTGTGGATGAAATCGAGGACAACTTATACTATTTTAGTGATATTATATCAGCTGGGGTTCCTGATCTTGGAAGATTGATAACTGATAACATGCTGCACCTTTTGGTTTTTCCACTGCTTCTGCCCTCACTGGAAAAGCAAAGTAGT GGTGCACAAATAGGCATCACCACCTCCTTATATTTACTTTGCTGTATCTTACATATtttcaaaagcaaggaattggcAAGTGTTATTGCTGCCACACTTTTCTACCCGCCAGAGGTTTTTGTTACGAAATTTGTGTCGTCGTCCAATGGTTATGCCCCTGAGCATAGAGTCTCTAAAGCACTCCAGCAGCATGATCCTTATTCTCTTGGTGCTCAAGAAAATACAGAAGACTCAGGAGTTTCTATGCTAGATTCTTCTGGTTCTGCTCAATATTTTTTGCCAAATAATTGCCCCTCACGAAATATTTGTGGTTTGCAGTGTACCTTGAG GGAGGTTTTGCTATCATATGTCACTGGTGGAAATGATTTACAAGTTTTGGGTTCTTTGAGTTTTCTAGCAACTTTGCTGCAAACAAAAG AACTAGATGAATCAATGCTAGATGGACTTGGAATTCTTCCTCAAAGAAAGCAACACAAAAAGCTCTTGCTA CAAGCTTTAGTAGGAGAGGACTCGGGTGAGGAGCAGCTCTTTTCTTTGGAGAACAGTATGATGAAGGATAGCGTCAGTACTGAACTTGATAGATACCTGCACAAACTTGTG GATCACTTTGGGCTATTGAATCATCACACAGAATGGAGGATTAACTCTGAACTAAACAGATCTCAG GTGCTCGATGCATTAGTCAGTCTTTTCTGCAGGTCTGATGTATCTGCAGATATACTATGGGCTGGTGGTTGGCTTTTACGGCAGCTACTTCCACATGGGGAGGAAGAATTCACTTCTCTTCATCTTAAACGACTAAAG GATTCACACAAGTACTCCACTGCTAGTCTTTTGTCAGAAACTAAAGGAAGGTGGTGCGATCTGCTTGTAACTGTCCTTAATGATGAATGGAAGAATTGCAAGAGAG CAATTGAGGCTTCGTTACTGCCAAAAAACCCAAAATCCATACTTCTGCCATCCAAAACATTCTCTTCTGGAG GTGAATCCTCTTTTACTGCTGGTGAAAGAATGTGTGAGATGGTCAAG GTGTTTGTACTTCAACGCCAGCTTCTAGTTTTCTCATTTGGAGGAGCTTTAGCTGACCTATCCCCTGTACATTCTCCCATGGATTCTCCTGTATCTTCCCAAGTAAAAACTGCTGGGTTGGATGTTCTAGCACCAAAACCTGGCTGTGAAATTAACTTAG TCAATGCAGTACCATGTAGAATAGCATTTGAGAGAGGGAAAGAACGCCACTTTTGCTTTTTAGCACTTTCAAGGGGAACATCTGGGTGGATCCTCCTTGCAGAAGAATTACCACTCAAGCAGCAACATGGAATTGTTCGTGTCACAGCACCCTTGGCCGGCTCTGATGTAT CCCAGGATAGATGA
- the LOC103722618 gene encoding protein TRANSPARENT TESTA 9-like isoform X3 produces MHWLRYLTDQLQKVQIVNEVNKDFVIEALRSIAELVTYGDQHDPSFFEFFMEKQIMGEFVRILRISRPNKVALQLLQTMSIMIQNLRSEHAIYYIFSNEHINSLITYSFDFQNEELLSYYISFLRAVSGKLNKNTISLLVKTQNEEVISFPLYVEAIRFAFHEESMVRIAVRALTLNVYHVGDECVNRYVSRTPLSDYFSNMVRSFWKQCANLDELVSQVVRNTDSSDSASCILAAVDEIEDNLYYFSDIISAGVPDLGRLITDNMLHLLVFPLLLPSLEKQSSGAQIGITTSLYLLCCILHIFKSKELASVIAATLFYPPEVFVTKFVSSSNGYAPEHRVSKALQQHDPYSLGAQENTEDSGVSMLDSSGSAQYFLPNNCPSRNICGLQCTLREVLLSYVTGGNDLQVLGSLSFLATLLQTKELDESMLDGLGILPQRKQHKKLLLQALVGEDSGEEQLFSLENSMMKDSVSTELDRYLHKLVDHFGLLNHHTEWRINSELNRSQVLDALVSLFCRSDVSADILWAGGWLLRQLLPHGEEEFTSLHLKRLKDSHKYSTASLLSETKGRWCDLLVTVLNDEWKNCKRAIEASLLPKNPKSILLPSKTFSSGGESSFTAGERMCEMVKVFVLQRQLLVFSFGGALADLSPVHSPMDSPVSSQVKTAGLDVLAPKPGCEINLVNAVPCRIAFERGKERHFCFLALSRGTSGWILLAEELPLKQQHGIVRVTAPLAGSDPRIDEKHSKWLHLRIRPSTLPFLDPAKYDAFSKGKSKILVDGRWTLAFRDEQACKTAESMIIEGINLLCREVEERLKPLLELDIPGHAPEPCTPLKAPTAEVG; encoded by the exons ATGCATTGGCTAAG ATATCTAACGGATCAGCTGCAGAAGGTTCAAATCGTGAATGAAGTTAACAAG GATTTTGTAATTGAAGCATTGAGATCAATTGCGGAACTAGTGACATATGGCGATCAGCATGATCCATCATTTTTTGA ATTCTTCATGGAGAAACAGATAATGGGTGAATTTGTACGCATATTGAGGATTAGTAGACCAAACAAAGTTGCACTTCAGTTGCTACAGACGATGAGCATTATGATCCAGAATCTAAGAAGTGAACATGCGATTT ACTATATTTTCAGTAATGAACACATTAACTCCCTCATAACATATTCCTTTGACTTTCAAAATGAAGAGCTTCTATCATACTACATATCCTTTCTAAG GGCTGTAAGTGGAAAGCTGAACAAGAATACAATCTCATTGCTTGTGAAGACTCAAAAT GAGGAGGTAATTTCCTTTCCACTCTATGTTGAGGCCATACGGTTTGCTTTCCATGAAGAAAGTATGGTCCGTATTGCAGTTCGTGCCTTGACCCTTAATGTCTATCATG TTGGAGATGAATGTGTTAACAGATATGTTTCACGCACCCCATTATCAGATTATTTTTCGAATATGGTTAGATCTTTCTGGAAGCAATGTGCCAACCTGGATGAATTGGTCTCTCAAGTGGTTAG GAACACAGACTCGTCTGATTCAGCCTCCTGCATTCTTGCTGCTGTGGATGAAATCGAGGACAACTTATACTATTTTAGTGATATTATATCAGCTGGGGTTCCTGATCTTGGAAGATTGATAACTGATAACATGCTGCACCTTTTGGTTTTTCCACTGCTTCTGCCCTCACTGGAAAAGCAAAGTAGT GGTGCACAAATAGGCATCACCACCTCCTTATATTTACTTTGCTGTATCTTACATATtttcaaaagcaaggaattggcAAGTGTTATTGCTGCCACACTTTTCTACCCGCCAGAGGTTTTTGTTACGAAATTTGTGTCGTCGTCCAATGGTTATGCCCCTGAGCATAGAGTCTCTAAAGCACTCCAGCAGCATGATCCTTATTCTCTTGGTGCTCAAGAAAATACAGAAGACTCAGGAGTTTCTATGCTAGATTCTTCTGGTTCTGCTCAATATTTTTTGCCAAATAATTGCCCCTCACGAAATATTTGTGGTTTGCAGTGTACCTTGAG GGAGGTTTTGCTATCATATGTCACTGGTGGAAATGATTTACAAGTTTTGGGTTCTTTGAGTTTTCTAGCAACTTTGCTGCAAACAAAAG AACTAGATGAATCAATGCTAGATGGACTTGGAATTCTTCCTCAAAGAAAGCAACACAAAAAGCTCTTGCTA CAAGCTTTAGTAGGAGAGGACTCGGGTGAGGAGCAGCTCTTTTCTTTGGAGAACAGTATGATGAAGGATAGCGTCAGTACTGAACTTGATAGATACCTGCACAAACTTGTG GATCACTTTGGGCTATTGAATCATCACACAGAATGGAGGATTAACTCTGAACTAAACAGATCTCAG GTGCTCGATGCATTAGTCAGTCTTTTCTGCAGGTCTGATGTATCTGCAGATATACTATGGGCTGGTGGTTGGCTTTTACGGCAGCTACTTCCACATGGGGAGGAAGAATTCACTTCTCTTCATCTTAAACGACTAAAG GATTCACACAAGTACTCCACTGCTAGTCTTTTGTCAGAAACTAAAGGAAGGTGGTGCGATCTGCTTGTAACTGTCCTTAATGATGAATGGAAGAATTGCAAGAGAG CAATTGAGGCTTCGTTACTGCCAAAAAACCCAAAATCCATACTTCTGCCATCCAAAACATTCTCTTCTGGAG GTGAATCCTCTTTTACTGCTGGTGAAAGAATGTGTGAGATGGTCAAG GTGTTTGTACTTCAACGCCAGCTTCTAGTTTTCTCATTTGGAGGAGCTTTAGCTGACCTATCCCCTGTACATTCTCCCATGGATTCTCCTGTATCTTCCCAAGTAAAAACTGCTGGGTTGGATGTTCTAGCACCAAAACCTGGCTGTGAAATTAACTTAG TCAATGCAGTACCATGTAGAATAGCATTTGAGAGAGGGAAAGAACGCCACTTTTGCTTTTTAGCACTTTCAAGGGGAACATCTGGGTGGATCCTCCTTGCAGAAGAATTACCACTCAAGCAGCAACATGGAATTGTTCGTGTCACAGCACCCTTGGCCGGCTCTGAT CCCAGGATAGATGAAAAGCATTCAAAGTGGTTGCATCTACGCATTCGCCCATCGACTTTACCCTTTTTGGACCCTGCAAAGTATGATGCCTTCAGTAAAGGGAAGTCAAAGATTTTAGTTGATGGGAGATGGACGCTAGCTTTCAGGGATGAGCAAGCTTGCAAGACAGCTGAGTCTATGATAATTGAAGGGATAAATCTGCTATGCAGAGAAGTGGAGGAGAGACTGAAGCCATTGCTTGAACTTGATATACCTGGACATGCCCCAGAACCTTGTACTCCTCTGAAGGCACCAACAGCAGAAGTTGGTTAA
- the LOC103722618 gene encoding protein TRANSPARENT TESTA 9-like isoform X1, with the protein MWFSFWRSRNRFSLEELRYLTDQLQKVQIVNEVNKDFVIEALRSIAELVTYGDQHDPSFFEFFMEKQIMGEFVRILRISRPNKVALQLLQTMSIMIQNLRSEHAIYYIFSNEHINSLITYSFDFQNEELLSYYISFLRAVSGKLNKNTISLLVKTQNEEVISFPLYVEAIRFAFHEESMVRIAVRALTLNVYHVGDECVNRYVSRTPLSDYFSNMVRSFWKQCANLDELVSQVVRNTDSSDSASCILAAVDEIEDNLYYFSDIISAGVPDLGRLITDNMLHLLVFPLLLPSLEKQSSGAQIGITTSLYLLCCILHIFKSKELASVIAATLFYPPEVFVTKFVSSSNGYAPEHRVSKALQQHDPYSLGAQENTEDSGVSMLDSSGSAQYFLPNNCPSRNICGLQCTLREVLLSYVTGGNDLQVLGSLSFLATLLQTKELDESMLDGLGILPQRKQHKKLLLQALVGEDSGEEQLFSLENSMMKDSVSTELDRYLHKLVDHFGLLNHHTEWRINSELNRSQVLDALVSLFCRSDVSADILWAGGWLLRQLLPHGEEEFTSLHLKRLKDSHKYSTASLLSETKGRWCDLLVTVLNDEWKNCKRAIEASLLPKNPKSILLPSKTFSSGGESSFTAGERMCEMVKVFVLQRQLLVFSFGGALADLSPVHSPMDSPVSSQVKTAGLDVLAPKPGCEINLVNAVPCRIAFERGKERHFCFLALSRGTSGWILLAEELPLKQQHGIVRVTAPLAGSDPRIDEKHSKWLHLRIRPSTLPFLDPAKYDAFSKGKSKILVDGRWTLAFRDEQACKTAESMIIEGINLLCREVEERLKPLLELDIPGHAPEPCTPLKAPTAEVG; encoded by the exons ATGTGGTTTTCTTTCTGGCGATCCAGAAATCGTTTCTCTCTGGAAGAGCTCCG ATATCTAACGGATCAGCTGCAGAAGGTTCAAATCGTGAATGAAGTTAACAAG GATTTTGTAATTGAAGCATTGAGATCAATTGCGGAACTAGTGACATATGGCGATCAGCATGATCCATCATTTTTTGA ATTCTTCATGGAGAAACAGATAATGGGTGAATTTGTACGCATATTGAGGATTAGTAGACCAAACAAAGTTGCACTTCAGTTGCTACAGACGATGAGCATTATGATCCAGAATCTAAGAAGTGAACATGCGATTT ACTATATTTTCAGTAATGAACACATTAACTCCCTCATAACATATTCCTTTGACTTTCAAAATGAAGAGCTTCTATCATACTACATATCCTTTCTAAG GGCTGTAAGTGGAAAGCTGAACAAGAATACAATCTCATTGCTTGTGAAGACTCAAAAT GAGGAGGTAATTTCCTTTCCACTCTATGTTGAGGCCATACGGTTTGCTTTCCATGAAGAAAGTATGGTCCGTATTGCAGTTCGTGCCTTGACCCTTAATGTCTATCATG TTGGAGATGAATGTGTTAACAGATATGTTTCACGCACCCCATTATCAGATTATTTTTCGAATATGGTTAGATCTTTCTGGAAGCAATGTGCCAACCTGGATGAATTGGTCTCTCAAGTGGTTAG GAACACAGACTCGTCTGATTCAGCCTCCTGCATTCTTGCTGCTGTGGATGAAATCGAGGACAACTTATACTATTTTAGTGATATTATATCAGCTGGGGTTCCTGATCTTGGAAGATTGATAACTGATAACATGCTGCACCTTTTGGTTTTTCCACTGCTTCTGCCCTCACTGGAAAAGCAAAGTAGT GGTGCACAAATAGGCATCACCACCTCCTTATATTTACTTTGCTGTATCTTACATATtttcaaaagcaaggaattggcAAGTGTTATTGCTGCCACACTTTTCTACCCGCCAGAGGTTTTTGTTACGAAATTTGTGTCGTCGTCCAATGGTTATGCCCCTGAGCATAGAGTCTCTAAAGCACTCCAGCAGCATGATCCTTATTCTCTTGGTGCTCAAGAAAATACAGAAGACTCAGGAGTTTCTATGCTAGATTCTTCTGGTTCTGCTCAATATTTTTTGCCAAATAATTGCCCCTCACGAAATATTTGTGGTTTGCAGTGTACCTTGAG GGAGGTTTTGCTATCATATGTCACTGGTGGAAATGATTTACAAGTTTTGGGTTCTTTGAGTTTTCTAGCAACTTTGCTGCAAACAAAAG AACTAGATGAATCAATGCTAGATGGACTTGGAATTCTTCCTCAAAGAAAGCAACACAAAAAGCTCTTGCTA CAAGCTTTAGTAGGAGAGGACTCGGGTGAGGAGCAGCTCTTTTCTTTGGAGAACAGTATGATGAAGGATAGCGTCAGTACTGAACTTGATAGATACCTGCACAAACTTGTG GATCACTTTGGGCTATTGAATCATCACACAGAATGGAGGATTAACTCTGAACTAAACAGATCTCAG GTGCTCGATGCATTAGTCAGTCTTTTCTGCAGGTCTGATGTATCTGCAGATATACTATGGGCTGGTGGTTGGCTTTTACGGCAGCTACTTCCACATGGGGAGGAAGAATTCACTTCTCTTCATCTTAAACGACTAAAG GATTCACACAAGTACTCCACTGCTAGTCTTTTGTCAGAAACTAAAGGAAGGTGGTGCGATCTGCTTGTAACTGTCCTTAATGATGAATGGAAGAATTGCAAGAGAG CAATTGAGGCTTCGTTACTGCCAAAAAACCCAAAATCCATACTTCTGCCATCCAAAACATTCTCTTCTGGAG GTGAATCCTCTTTTACTGCTGGTGAAAGAATGTGTGAGATGGTCAAG GTGTTTGTACTTCAACGCCAGCTTCTAGTTTTCTCATTTGGAGGAGCTTTAGCTGACCTATCCCCTGTACATTCTCCCATGGATTCTCCTGTATCTTCCCAAGTAAAAACTGCTGGGTTGGATGTTCTAGCACCAAAACCTGGCTGTGAAATTAACTTAG TCAATGCAGTACCATGTAGAATAGCATTTGAGAGAGGGAAAGAACGCCACTTTTGCTTTTTAGCACTTTCAAGGGGAACATCTGGGTGGATCCTCCTTGCAGAAGAATTACCACTCAAGCAGCAACATGGAATTGTTCGTGTCACAGCACCCTTGGCCGGCTCTGAT CCCAGGATAGATGAAAAGCATTCAAAGTGGTTGCATCTACGCATTCGCCCATCGACTTTACCCTTTTTGGACCCTGCAAAGTATGATGCCTTCAGTAAAGGGAAGTCAAAGATTTTAGTTGATGGGAGATGGACGCTAGCTTTCAGGGATGAGCAAGCTTGCAAGACAGCTGAGTCTATGATAATTGAAGGGATAAATCTGCTATGCAGAGAAGTGGAGGAGAGACTGAAGCCATTGCTTGAACTTGATATACCTGGACATGCCCCAGAACCTTGTACTCCTCTGAAGGCACCAACAGCAGAAGTTGGTTAA
- the LOC103722618 gene encoding protein TRANSPARENT TESTA 9-like isoform X2 has translation MWFSFWRSRNRFSLEELRYLTDQLQKVQIVNEVNKDFVIEALRSIAELVTYGDQHDPSFFEFFMEKQIMGEFVRILRISRPNKVALQLLQTMSIMIQNLRSEHAIYYIFSNEHINSLITYSFDFQNEELLSYYISFLRAVSGKLNKNTISLLVKTQNEEVISFPLYVEAIRFAFHEESMVRIAVRALTLNVYHVGDECVNRYVSRTPLSDYFSNMVRSFWKQCANLDELVSQVVRNTDSSDSASCILAAVDEIEDNLYYFSDIISAGVPDLGRLITDNMLHLLVFPLLLPSLEKQSSGAQIGITTSLYLLCCILHIFKSKELASVIAATLFYPPEVFVTKFVSSSNGYAPEHRVSKALQQHDPYSLGAQENTEDSGVSMLDSSGSAQYFLPNNCPSRNICGLQCTLREVLLSYVTGGNDLQVLGSLSFLATLLQTKDGLGILPQRKQHKKLLLQALVGEDSGEEQLFSLENSMMKDSVSTELDRYLHKLVDHFGLLNHHTEWRINSELNRSQVLDALVSLFCRSDVSADILWAGGWLLRQLLPHGEEEFTSLHLKRLKDSHKYSTASLLSETKGRWCDLLVTVLNDEWKNCKRAIEASLLPKNPKSILLPSKTFSSGGESSFTAGERMCEMVKVFVLQRQLLVFSFGGALADLSPVHSPMDSPVSSQVKTAGLDVLAPKPGCEINLVNAVPCRIAFERGKERHFCFLALSRGTSGWILLAEELPLKQQHGIVRVTAPLAGSDPRIDEKHSKWLHLRIRPSTLPFLDPAKYDAFSKGKSKILVDGRWTLAFRDEQACKTAESMIIEGINLLCREVEERLKPLLELDIPGHAPEPCTPLKAPTAEVG, from the exons ATGTGGTTTTCTTTCTGGCGATCCAGAAATCGTTTCTCTCTGGAAGAGCTCCG ATATCTAACGGATCAGCTGCAGAAGGTTCAAATCGTGAATGAAGTTAACAAG GATTTTGTAATTGAAGCATTGAGATCAATTGCGGAACTAGTGACATATGGCGATCAGCATGATCCATCATTTTTTGA ATTCTTCATGGAGAAACAGATAATGGGTGAATTTGTACGCATATTGAGGATTAGTAGACCAAACAAAGTTGCACTTCAGTTGCTACAGACGATGAGCATTATGATCCAGAATCTAAGAAGTGAACATGCGATTT ACTATATTTTCAGTAATGAACACATTAACTCCCTCATAACATATTCCTTTGACTTTCAAAATGAAGAGCTTCTATCATACTACATATCCTTTCTAAG GGCTGTAAGTGGAAAGCTGAACAAGAATACAATCTCATTGCTTGTGAAGACTCAAAAT GAGGAGGTAATTTCCTTTCCACTCTATGTTGAGGCCATACGGTTTGCTTTCCATGAAGAAAGTATGGTCCGTATTGCAGTTCGTGCCTTGACCCTTAATGTCTATCATG TTGGAGATGAATGTGTTAACAGATATGTTTCACGCACCCCATTATCAGATTATTTTTCGAATATGGTTAGATCTTTCTGGAAGCAATGTGCCAACCTGGATGAATTGGTCTCTCAAGTGGTTAG GAACACAGACTCGTCTGATTCAGCCTCCTGCATTCTTGCTGCTGTGGATGAAATCGAGGACAACTTATACTATTTTAGTGATATTATATCAGCTGGGGTTCCTGATCTTGGAAGATTGATAACTGATAACATGCTGCACCTTTTGGTTTTTCCACTGCTTCTGCCCTCACTGGAAAAGCAAAGTAGT GGTGCACAAATAGGCATCACCACCTCCTTATATTTACTTTGCTGTATCTTACATATtttcaaaagcaaggaattggcAAGTGTTATTGCTGCCACACTTTTCTACCCGCCAGAGGTTTTTGTTACGAAATTTGTGTCGTCGTCCAATGGTTATGCCCCTGAGCATAGAGTCTCTAAAGCACTCCAGCAGCATGATCCTTATTCTCTTGGTGCTCAAGAAAATACAGAAGACTCAGGAGTTTCTATGCTAGATTCTTCTGGTTCTGCTCAATATTTTTTGCCAAATAATTGCCCCTCACGAAATATTTGTGGTTTGCAGTGTACCTTGAG GGAGGTTTTGCTATCATATGTCACTGGTGGAAATGATTTACAAGTTTTGGGTTCTTTGAGTTTTCTAGCAACTTTGCTGCAAACAAAAG ATGGACTTGGAATTCTTCCTCAAAGAAAGCAACACAAAAAGCTCTTGCTA CAAGCTTTAGTAGGAGAGGACTCGGGTGAGGAGCAGCTCTTTTCTTTGGAGAACAGTATGATGAAGGATAGCGTCAGTACTGAACTTGATAGATACCTGCACAAACTTGTG GATCACTTTGGGCTATTGAATCATCACACAGAATGGAGGATTAACTCTGAACTAAACAGATCTCAG GTGCTCGATGCATTAGTCAGTCTTTTCTGCAGGTCTGATGTATCTGCAGATATACTATGGGCTGGTGGTTGGCTTTTACGGCAGCTACTTCCACATGGGGAGGAAGAATTCACTTCTCTTCATCTTAAACGACTAAAG GATTCACACAAGTACTCCACTGCTAGTCTTTTGTCAGAAACTAAAGGAAGGTGGTGCGATCTGCTTGTAACTGTCCTTAATGATGAATGGAAGAATTGCAAGAGAG CAATTGAGGCTTCGTTACTGCCAAAAAACCCAAAATCCATACTTCTGCCATCCAAAACATTCTCTTCTGGAG GTGAATCCTCTTTTACTGCTGGTGAAAGAATGTGTGAGATGGTCAAG GTGTTTGTACTTCAACGCCAGCTTCTAGTTTTCTCATTTGGAGGAGCTTTAGCTGACCTATCCCCTGTACATTCTCCCATGGATTCTCCTGTATCTTCCCAAGTAAAAACTGCTGGGTTGGATGTTCTAGCACCAAAACCTGGCTGTGAAATTAACTTAG TCAATGCAGTACCATGTAGAATAGCATTTGAGAGAGGGAAAGAACGCCACTTTTGCTTTTTAGCACTTTCAAGGGGAACATCTGGGTGGATCCTCCTTGCAGAAGAATTACCACTCAAGCAGCAACATGGAATTGTTCGTGTCACAGCACCCTTGGCCGGCTCTGAT CCCAGGATAGATGAAAAGCATTCAAAGTGGTTGCATCTACGCATTCGCCCATCGACTTTACCCTTTTTGGACCCTGCAAAGTATGATGCCTTCAGTAAAGGGAAGTCAAAGATTTTAGTTGATGGGAGATGGACGCTAGCTTTCAGGGATGAGCAAGCTTGCAAGACAGCTGAGTCTATGATAATTGAAGGGATAAATCTGCTATGCAGAGAAGTGGAGGAGAGACTGAAGCCATTGCTTGAACTTGATATACCTGGACATGCCCCAGAACCTTGTACTCCTCTGAAGGCACCAACAGCAGAAGTTGGTTAA